One Cellulomonas sp. WB94 genomic window, TGGCCGAGCGTCCGGCGCGACGCTTCACGCACTGCCGCGAACGCCTCAGGCAGCAGGTCGTCGAGGCTCTCACCGTCGGCGAGCCGCGCCTTGAAGCGGTCGGTCTCCTCCCGGAGCTCCGCGTCGGACAGGCTGTGGAAGCTGTCCTCGAGCGCATTGACCTGGTTGGCCATGCCGGACAGCTTCTTGACGATCCGGCCCTCGCCGAGGCGCAGGACCTTCTCGAGGATCGCAGGCACGCGTGACTCCCGACGTGTTCGCGCTCCGCGCGCGCGGCGTCGGAGCGAGCTGAGCTGACCCGACCGCTCGGCCGGGCCCGACCATCGTAGGCGAGCCTGCACGCGGGCGACGAAGATCTCGGGTCGCGGCGCTGCCCCGGGCCGTCAGCGCGCGACGTCGTGGGCGGTCGCGAGCGCCGCGACCAGCGCGGGAGCAAGGTCCCCGAGCGCGCCGGAGCCCGGCGTCCCGATCGCCACCTCGCCGAGCCCGAGCCAGTCCGCCAGCAGCCGCAGCTCGGCCGCGAGCGCCGCTGGGACGTCGGGGTCGGTTCGACCAACACCCGCCGGGACGCTGTGCGCCGCGTGCACCCGTAGCACGCCTGCCCGCCGGTCGGCCTTGAGGTCGACGAGGGCCGCGAGACGGTCGCCGTGGAGGAACGGCAGGACGTAGTAGCCGTGCACGCGCTTGTCGGCCGGGACGTAGATCTCGATGCGGTAGCGCAGCCCGAACAGCTCCTCGACCCGGCGCCGCTCGAACACGAGCGGGTCGAAGGGGCTCAGGAGCGCCCGGCCATGCGCACGGCGCGGCAGTGCCGCGTCCCGGTGCAGGTACGCCGTGCGGTTCCACCCCTCGACCGCCACCGGGACGAGGGTGCCCGCCTCGACGAGGTCCGCGACGGCCGGCGTGGCGCGGGCCGTGGAGATCCGGGAGTAGTCGGCGAGGCAGCGCAGCGAGCCGATGCCGTGCGCTCGCGCCGAGATCTCGACGAGCGCGCGGACGGCATCGGCGTCGCTGGGCGCGGGACGTGCGAGCACGTCGGCGGGAAGAACCCGCTCGGTGAGGTCGTAGCAGCGCTCGAACGAGGCGTTGCGCCGTGCCGGGGTGACCTCGCCGGTGAAGAACAGGAACTCCAGGACGCGTTTGGCGGCCGTCCAGTTCCAGCCCCACCCGGTGCGGCTGCGCGGATGATCCGCCTCGTAGAACACCTGCACCTGGCTCGCGGTCATCGGGCCGTGGGCGGCGACGAGCGCGCGGATCTCGGTGACAAGCCCCGAGTGCTGCAGCGGGACGTCGCGGATGATGCCCCACGCGGTCGACAGGTAGTCGCGCCGCCGCCAGCCGAGCAGCGGGTACGTCGCGGGTGGGACGTACGACGCCTCGTGGGCCCAGGTCTCCACCAGGCGGCGGGGCGCGTCGCCGGCGGCGCGGTCGAGCAGGGCGGTGTCGTACGGGCCGACCCGGGAGAACACCGGCATCAGGTGCGCGCGCGCCAGCACGTTGACCGAGTCGATCTGCAGCAGGCCGACCCGGTCCACGACCTGCTGGAACTGACGCATCGTGGCCGGCGCGGTCCTGGCGGCGCGCGGACGGTCGAGCCCCTGCGCACGCAGGGCGACGCGGCGGGCCTGGGCGAGCGAGAGGGTCGACGACGTGAGCGGCACACGCTCATCCTGCCCGGCACCCCCGACACGAACCACCACGTCCCCGGCCCGCGGGGCACCCGGACGACGCAGCACCGCCCGTCGACCGGTCGGTCGGCGGGCGGTGCTGGGCGATCCGTGCGGGCTGCGCAGGTTCAGCTGGCAGCTGCCGACCTGTCCTGGCCACCGGGCAGAGCGACCGGGCTGTCAAGCTTGATCACTCCGTAGCTCCAGCCGCGACGCCGGTAGGCGACGGACGGCTGTGCGGTCTCGATGTCGATGAACAGGTAGAAGTCGTGCCCGACGAGCTCCATCTCGTAGAGCGCGTCATCGACCGTCATCGGCTTGGCGGCGTGGACCTTCTCGCGGATGACGACGGGCGAGTCACCCAGGGTCGTCTCCGTGACGTCGCCGGGCACGTGCGGGGCCGGCACACCGGCCACGTCTTCCTCAGGAGGCGCGGGACGGACGTCGACGGGTGGGACCGTCGCGTTGCCGTGGTGGTCCTTGCGCCGGTCGCGCGACCTGCGCAGGCGTTCCTGGAGCTTCGCAAGGGCAAGGTCGAGCGCCGCATACCGGTCGTCCGCGCATGCCTCGGCGCGGATCACAGGACCCTTGTCGACGACTGTCAGCTCGACGCGCTCGGCACTCTCCGCCTGACGGGGGTTGCGCTCGTGCGTCACCTCGACGTCGATGCGCTGGGCTTGGGGGGCGAGCAGATCGAGCTTGGCGAGCTTGTCGACGGCGTGCAGCCGGAACCTCTCCGGGACCTCCGTGTGACGGCCTGTGACCACGATCTCCATGTGAACCTCCTGGAGGGAAGGGCGAGATTTGCTTACCGCCCGGTGACGTGCTGGGGGCGCCCCGCGGGGCGAACGACCGGCACCACCTCCTCCCGCACCGGGGGCCCCGCTCCGTGGACCTGTGCGGTCCACGTGCTGTCGCTCCCCGATACCGTCGGTTCGTTGACTCACGCTAGACCGGGTCCGCGCCAACTTCCACTCGCCCCGCGGTTCGACCGGGTGAAGGCGTCGCGGCGATCGTCAGGGCGCCGATCACGACGGCGCCGGCGAGCCCGAGCGCCTGCTCGCAGGCGGCCAACGTCGCTCCCGTCGTCAGGACGTCGTCGAGCAGCAGGACCGAGCGCCCGCGGATCGAGGAGGTCGAGGCGCGCCGGACGACGACGTGCCCCGCGAGGTTGCGGGAGCGGGCCCGCGCCCCGAGCCCGACCTGGTCGCGGCCCCGGCCGCGACGGACCAGGACCGGCACGGCGACCGCAGCAAGGCCCTCGGTCGAGCACGCCCGAGCCGTGGCCCGCGCGAGGCGTCCGACGACGTCGTCCCCCCGGCGCCGTCGCGCGGCCGCCGAGGACGGCGCAGGCACGACGAGCAGCGCATCGGTCGTCCCGGCCCGGAGGGCAGGAACGAGCTCGCGAACACCTCGGTCGAGCGCTTGCTCGAACCGGCCGCCGACGTCTGCACGCCCCCGGTCCTTCCAGGCGACGACGAGCTCACGCAGCGGCCCGGTGTAGGAGGCGAGCGTCCACACCGGCAGCAGCGGGCGCCCGTCCATCCGGTCGAGCCGTCCGGCCCCCGCCTCGCACCTCCACGGAGGGCCGCAGAGGAGGGCGAGGCACTCGGCACACACGACCTCGTCGTAGGCACCGCACCCCGGGCAGGACACCGGCAGGACGAGCCCGCCCAGGTCGGCGACCGCGCCGACCAGCCCGCCCAGCATCCTCACGGGCGTCCGAGGCGCCCGTCCGTCGCTCCGCGTCGTGGCAGTCGGCATGCCCTCAGAGTGCCCGGCTCGGCGGCCGACGTGCCGACCCCGTCCACAGGGCCGGGTCGACTCGGCCCTGCAGGTCTCAGCCCGGCAGGTACGGGTCCCGCGCACCCGTCGAGGCAACCACCCAGCTCTGCCCGGACCGCCAGAACAGCTGCCCGTCGGAGGTCGCTGCGTACAGCGCGCGCTCACCCTTGCCGCCGGCGATCGTCACCGCGTCCTCGAGGGTGGGCAGGGCGCGCGTCTGCCCGGCGAGCGGCACGAGGTGGTAGGCCGCGGCAGTCGCCGCTCCGGATCGGCCGAGGACGCCGAGGGTCGAGTCGTCGACCCAGACGACGCGGGTCGCATCGACGAGCGTGGAGCCGACACCCAGCGCCGCGCCGAGCTGCTGCGGTCGGTCCTTGTCGTCCCGCATCACGGCCGCGACGTCGAGCGTGAGGCCGTCCGGCCCGCTGGACACGACCGCGATCCGGGTGCCGTCCCGCGAGACCCGCAACGACCGCACCGTCCGTCCCACGAGCCAGTCGGCGCCCACGGAGACGAGCTGCCCGTCGGCCCTGACCGCGTCGAGCGAGCCGGTCGCCCCGGTGTGCGCCGTCCACGCCCAGCCGAGCCGGTCCACCGACGGCGCCACGAGCCCCGGCGCCTGGAGCAGAGCCTTCGCGGGCGCGTCGACGGTGGGCGCCAGCACCAGCGAGTCGGTGCCCGACAGCAGGACGCGCAACGTGCCGGCCTCGTCGCGCGCAGGGTCGTGAGCCGCCAGACCGGCCAGCGAGCCCACGCCGTCGACGGGCACCAGCGCGCCCTTCGACATCGTCGTCAGGACGTCGCCCTGCAGAGCCTCGAGCGGCTCGTCGGAGGCGATACCCCTCTCCAGCACGGCCGGCGTCGTCGTGAGCGGGACACCTCCCGCCGTGACCTCGACCCCGCTCACGCGGGGGATCCGGAGCGTCGCCTCGATCTGCGCGAGCAGCAGGGCGCGTTCGTCCGCATCGGCCAGGGCCGCCCCCGACAGGCCCACCACGGCCGTGCCGTCGGCAGCGATCGGCACGGCGTCCGGGGTGAGCTCGACGCTGTCCGGGACCGCCGTCCGCACACCGTCCCGAAGCCACGCCGACGGGCCTGCGAGCAGTGCCTGCACGACCGACGTCGCGAGGTTGCGCACCGGGAACCACCGGACGTCGGGCACGAGGTAGCTGTTGTCCGGAGACAGGAAGTAGATCGCGGCCGACCGGTACACCTGCTCGAAGCTCGGTGCGGACAGCACGACGCCGTCGTCGAGCACCGAGATCCGCCACTGCCCGGAGCTGTCCTCGACGAGGTCGAAGACCAGCGACTCCTGGGCTCCCGGCACCGCCTCGGCGTACTGGCCGTTCGCGTCGATCCGTGCCGCCACGGTGAGCTTGACCTGGACCTGCGTGTCGGAGACCAGCGTGATCTCGGGGATCGACGACGTCGGGTACACCACGACGCGCTCGCGCGGTCGCCAGGTGCCGCGGGCCTCCCCAGCGAGGTACTCGCGCGCGACGCTGAAGTCGTTGTTCACGTCGGCGCTCGGGTCGCGGCTGAAGCCGGCCGCGCTCGCCGTGAGGAACCCCTGGACGATCGCCACCGGCCCCGCGCCGGGGTCGGGCCGCTCACCGAGCGGGCTGAGCGGGCCGGGCTCGCTCACCTCGTTGACGCCGACACCGACCGCGCCCGACGTGGGGATCGCCGCGCACGCACCGAGGAGCACCACCACGAGCGCCGCGACCAGGGGAAGCACGGCGGTGCGGCGGACAGGCCTGCGCGTGGTGGTCATCGGGCGTCCAGGTGGTCGAGGTCGGTGTCCGGCTCGAGGTCGGGCAGGGCGGCCGGATCGGCCCCCGTGCGTTCGACGGGGGCTGCGACGTCCGGCGGCCGCGCGGGCTCGAGCGGCAGCGGCGACCCGGTCAGCCGGATCCCGGCGCGCCGTGGCAGCGTGAGCCGGAAGCACGCACCCTGCGCCGGGCGGCTCCAGACCTCGAGCCAGCCGCCGTGCAGGTGCGCGTCCTCGAGCGAGATGGCGAGCCCGAGCCCCGAGCCGCCGGTCGTCCTCGCCCGCGCCGGGTCGGCGCGCCAGAACCGGTCGAAGACGTGCTCGCTCTCCTCGCGCGTCATCCCGACCCCCGTGTCGCGCACCGTGACCGCGACCGCCTCGGCATCGGCTGCCAGGGTGACCTCGACCGTCGTGCCCTCCGCGTGCTCGATCGCGTTGACCAGCAAGTTGCGCAAGATGCGTTCGACCCGACGAGGGTCGATGTCGGCCTGGCAGCGCTGCTCCGGCAGGACGACGCTCAGCCACGAACCCTTGCGCTCCGCGAGCGGGACGGACTGCTCGACCACAGCGGTCACGGCATCGCGCACGTCCCGGCCCTCGGCGTCGAGCACGGCCGCACCGGCGTCGAACCTGCTGATCTCCAGGAGGTCGACGAGCAGGTCTTCGAACCGGTCGATCTGCATGAGCAGCAGCTCGGCCGACCGCTTGATCCCGGGCTCGAAGTCGGCGCGCGAGGCGTGCAGCACCTCCCCCGCCATGCGGATGGTCGTGAGCGGGGTGCGCAGCTCATGGGACACGTCGGACACGAAGCGGCGCTGGAGCGCACCGAGCTGCTCCATGCGGATGATCTGCTCCTGGAGGCTCTCCGCCATCTCGTTGAACGAACGGCCCAGGGTCGCGAGCTCGTCCTGACCGCGCACCGGCATGCGCTCCTCGAGGTGACCGTCTGCGAGGCGCTCCGCGACCTCCGCCGCGATCCGGACGGGCCGGACGACCTGCCGGGTGACGATCCAGGTCATCGTGCCGAGCAGCACCACGAGCGCGGCCCCCGCGATCGCGAGCATCCGCTGGAGGAACGCGAGCCGCTCCTGCTCGGACTGCAGGCTGTACAGGAAGTAGAGCTCGTAGGTGCCCGCCACGGGGACGGTGACCGTCTGGCCGACCACGACCGCAGGCTCGACCCTCGGCGCGCCGGCCTCGGTGACCGTCGCGGACGGCCACGCGGCCGACTGCCAGCGCTGCCCCTTGCCCGCCTGCGTCTGCGCGCGCAGGTCCGGGCCGATCAACGAGACGAGGCTCGAGTCCGATGCCATCGGGATCACCAGGACAGGCATGGCCTGACCGGGAGCCCGGAGCATGAAGACCTCGCGATCGCCCGAGCCGCCCGAGCTGAGCGCCAGGACGACGTCGTTGATGAGCTGCTGGACCTCGGTCGAGGTGGTCGCCGTCGACGAGTCGAAGGTCGCCTGCGCCTGCTGGGTGCCGCGGGCGCTCTCCTCGAGCACCTGGTCGACACGTTGCGTGAACAGCCCGTTGCGGATCCGGTCGGACAGGTACACACCGAGGCCGGCGAGGGTCGCGAGACCGATCGCGAGGGTCGTGGCGATGACGCGCAGCTGCAGCGAGGAGCGCCAGGAGCGAGCGAATGCCCGCGGTCGGCGGGCGAGCCGGACGCGGATGAGGCGCCACGCCCGTCGCGCGCGCGCTGACCCCGTCGCACTCACTGCGGCGTGACGCCCGCCTTGTACCCGACGCCGCGGACGGTGACGACGATCTCGGGCCGCTCCGGGTCCGCCTCGATCTTCGAGCGCAGGCGCTGCACGTGCACGTTCACGAGGCGCGTGTCGGCCGCGTG contains:
- a CDS encoding crosslink repair DNA glycosylase YcaQ family protein — its product is MPLTSSTLSLAQARRVALRAQGLDRPRAARTAPATMRQFQQVVDRVGLLQIDSVNVLARAHLMPVFSRVGPYDTALLDRAAGDAPRRLVETWAHEASYVPPATYPLLGWRRRDYLSTAWGIIRDVPLQHSGLVTEIRALVAAHGPMTASQVQVFYEADHPRSRTGWGWNWTAAKRVLEFLFFTGEVTPARRNASFERCYDLTERVLPADVLARPAPSDADAVRALVEISARAHGIGSLRCLADYSRISTARATPAVADLVEAGTLVPVAVEGWNRTAYLHRDAALPRRAHGRALLSPFDPLVFERRRVEELFGLRYRIEIYVPADKRVHGYYVLPFLHGDRLAALVDLKADRRAGVLRVHAAHSVPAGVGRTDPDVPAALAAELRLLADWLGLGEVAIGTPGSGALGDLAPALVAALATAHDVAR
- the raiA gene encoding ribosome-associated translation inhibitor RaiA, whose product is MEIVVTGRHTEVPERFRLHAVDKLAKLDLLAPQAQRIDVEVTHERNPRQAESAERVELTVVDKGPVIRAEACADDRYAALDLALAKLQERLRRSRDRRKDHHGNATVPPVDVRPAPPEEDVAGVPAPHVPGDVTETTLGDSPVVIREKVHAAKPMTVDDALYEMELVGHDFYLFIDIETAQPSVAYRRRGWSYGVIKLDSPVALPGGQDRSAAAS
- a CDS encoding phosphoribosyltransferase family protein, which translates into the protein MPTATTRSDGRAPRTPVRMLGGLVGAVADLGGLVLPVSCPGCGAYDEVVCAECLALLCGPPWRCEAGAGRLDRMDGRPLLPVWTLASYTGPLRELVVAWKDRGRADVGGRFEQALDRGVRELVPALRAGTTDALLVVPAPSSAAARRRRGDDVVGRLARATARACSTEGLAAVAVPVLVRRGRGRDQVGLGARARSRNLAGHVVVRRASTSSIRGRSVLLLDDVLTTGATLAACEQALGLAGAVVIGALTIAATPSPGRTAGRVEVGADPV
- a CDS encoding LpqB family beta-propeller domain-containing protein; translated protein: MTTTRRPVRRTAVLPLVAALVVVLLGACAAIPTSGAVGVGVNEVSEPGPLSPLGERPDPGAGPVAIVQGFLTASAAGFSRDPSADVNNDFSVAREYLAGEARGTWRPRERVVVYPTSSIPEITLVSDTQVQVKLTVAARIDANGQYAEAVPGAQESLVFDLVEDSSGQWRISVLDDGVVLSAPSFEQVYRSAAIYFLSPDNSYLVPDVRWFPVRNLATSVVQALLAGPSAWLRDGVRTAVPDSVELTPDAVPIAADGTAVVGLSGAALADADERALLLAQIEATLRIPRVSGVEVTAGGVPLTTTPAVLERGIASDEPLEALQGDVLTTMSKGALVPVDGVGSLAGLAAHDPARDEAGTLRVLLSGTDSLVLAPTVDAPAKALLQAPGLVAPSVDRLGWAWTAHTGATGSLDAVRADGQLVSVGADWLVGRTVRSLRVSRDGTRIAVVSSGPDGLTLDVAAVMRDDKDRPQQLGAALGVGSTLVDATRVVWVDDSTLGVLGRSGAATAAAYHLVPLAGQTRALPTLEDAVTIAGGKGERALYAATSDGQLFWRSGQSWVVASTGARDPYLPG
- the mtrB gene encoding MtrAB system histidine kinase MtrB, producing MSATGSARARRAWRLIRVRLARRPRAFARSWRSSLQLRVIATTLAIGLATLAGLGVYLSDRIRNGLFTQRVDQVLEESARGTQQAQATFDSSTATTSTEVQQLINDVVLALSSGGSGDREVFMLRAPGQAMPVLVIPMASDSSLVSLIGPDLRAQTQAGKGQRWQSAAWPSATVTEAGAPRVEPAVVVGQTVTVPVAGTYELYFLYSLQSEQERLAFLQRMLAIAGAALVVLLGTMTWIVTRQVVRPVRIAAEVAERLADGHLEERMPVRGQDELATLGRSFNEMAESLQEQIIRMEQLGALQRRFVSDVSHELRTPLTTIRMAGEVLHASRADFEPGIKRSAELLLMQIDRFEDLLVDLLEISRFDAGAAVLDAEGRDVRDAVTAVVEQSVPLAERKGSWLSVVLPEQRCQADIDPRRVERILRNLLVNAIEHAEGTTVEVTLAADAEAVAVTVRDTGVGMTREESEHVFDRFWRADPARARTTGGSGLGLAISLEDAHLHGGWLEVWSRPAQGACFRLTLPRRAGIRLTGSPLPLEPARPPDVAAPVERTGADPAALPDLEPDTDLDHLDAR